Proteins found in one Plasmodium sp. gorilla clade G2 genome assembly, chromosome: 14 genomic segment:
- a CDS encoding centrin-2 yields MTDNTAVRRRYEKSFTERPGFTEDEIEEIREAFNLLDTDGTGTIDPKEIKCAMQSLGLDAKNPMIFRMIADLEKDGYSSIDFEEFMEVITSKLGNKDTREGIQRIFNLFDDDKTGSISLKNLKRVAKELGETLTDEELRDMIDRADSKGEGEISFDDFYTIMTKKSFL; encoded by the exons atgactGATAACACAGCTGTAAGAAGACGTTATGAAAAAAGTTTCACAGAGAGACCTGGATTTACAGAGGATGAAATTGAAGAAATAAGAGAAGCCTTCAACTTGTTAGATACAGATGGAAcag GTACTATTGATCCTAAAGAGATAAAATGTGCTATGCAAAGTTTAGGGTTGGATGCTAAAAACCCTATGATATTTAGAATGATAGCAGATTTAGAAAAGGACGGATATTCATCTATAGATTTTGAAGAATTTATGGAAGTCATTACATCAAAATTG GGAAATAAAGATACAAGGGAAGGTATACAACGAATATTCAATTTATTTGATGATGACAAAACAGGAAGTATTTCTttaaagaatttaaaaagaGTTGCTAAGGAATTAGGAGAAACATTAACAGATGAAGAATTAAGAGATATGATAGATCGTGCTGATTCAAAAGGAGAAGGAGAAATTTCCTTTGATGATTTTTATACAATTATGACTAAAAAGAGtttcttataa
- a CDS encoding heme detoxification protein has translation MKNRFYNFISKRLYTRSGGLRKPQKVTNDPESINRKVYWCFEHKPVKRTIINLIYSHNELKIFSNLLNHPTVGSSLIHELSLDGPYTGFFPSNEAMKLINIESFNKLYNDENKLSEFVLNHVTKEYWLYRDLYGSSYQPWLMYNEKREAPEKLTNLLNNDLIVKIEGEFKDCNHSIYLNGSKIIRPNMKCHNGVVHIVDKPIIF, from the exons ATGAAAAATagattttataatttcataaGTAAAAGATTATATACTCGTAGTGGTGGCTTAAGAAAGCCTCAAAAAGTGACTAACGACCCAGAAAGTATTAATAGAAAAGTATACTGGTGTTTTGAACATAAACCTGTAAAAAGaacaattattaatttaatctATTCACATAATGAATTGAAAATATTCTCTAATTTGTTAAATCATCCTACAG ttGGTAGCTCGTTAATACATGAATTATCTCTCGATGGTCCTTATACTGGATTCTTTCCTTCTAACGAAGCcatgaaattaataaatatagaaagtttcaataaattatataacgatgaaaataaattatcagAATTTGTTTTAAATCATGTTACGAAAGAGTATTGGCTCTATAGAGATTTATATGGCTCATCATACCAACcg TGGTTAAtgtataatgaaaaaagggAAGCTCCAGAAAAATTAACAAATTTATTGAATAATGATTTAATAGTAAAAATTGAAGGAGAATTTAAAGATTGCAAtcattcaatatatttaaatggttcaaaaattataagaCCAAATATGAAGTGTCACAATGGCGTTGTGCATATAGTAGATAAGcccatcattttttaa
- a CDS encoding glutaminyl-peptide cyclotransferase, putative produces MENDKLINKKKDSKEETLDKIEKSFRFIRKALVLTIVIVLLVIIASVFLILHFINAAKEGNIFPYGIGIYTYKVLNTYNHIHDPLVGEHIKNENVMNIRRDDKHFPFTQGLFFSNNESLIESTGLYNASYLREFDLSSGKTLRYHNLESKYFGEGTTLVIEPSTFRKFLFVLTYKENKILVFNYETFELYHTYNNELDGYGLTSNVDPLQSKDDLQKNNFPLYQKLWATSGDEYLYELHIPSNLKDTDKLSVLTKQKIKCAGFHIYRVNELEYHHKSKSIFANIFLTDLILQIDVDTATCLKIINLKGLIERCTNYKHIKNKLETVLNGIAIRPESREDELPTLLVTGKLWSNIFEIMLERNKSAFAPNVFLKEYFKTIGHKI; encoded by the exons atggaaaatgataaattaataaataaaaaaaaggattcCAAAGAAGAAACACTGgataaaattgaaaaatcGTTCAG GTTTATACGTAAAGCGCTGGTGCTTACCATCGTGATCGTTTTATTAGTAATTATAGCTTCTGTTTTTTTGATActtcattttataaatgcTGCAAAAGAAGGGAACATATTTCCATATGGTATAgggatatatacatataaagtGTTGAATACATATAATCATATTCATGACCCATTAGTTGGAGAACATATAAAGAATGAAAATGTTATGAATATAAGAAGAGATGATAAACACTTTCCATTTACTCAaggattatttttttcaaataatgaAAGTTTAATTGAATCAACTGGATTATATAATGCAAGTTATTTAAGAGAGTTTGATTTATCATCTGGCAAAACTTTAAGATATCATAATTTAGAAAGTAAATATTTTGGAGAAGGTACTACACTAGTTATTGAACCCTCTACATTTAGAAAGTTCTTATTTGtattaacatataaagaaaataaaattttagtTTTTAATTATGAAACATTCGAATTATATCATACATATAACAATGAACTTGATGGTTATGGATTGACATCTAATGTAGATCCATTACAATCAAAAGAtgatttacaaaaaaataatttcccCTTATATCAAAAATTATGGGCAACATCAGGagatgaatatttatatgaattacATATACCTTCCAATTTAAAAGATACAGATAAATTATCTGTTCTTACGAAGCAAAAAATCAAATGTGCTggtttccatatatatagagTTAATGAATTAGAATATCATCATAAGTCCAAATCTATTTTTGCAAATATTTTCCTCACTGATTTGATTTTACAAATAGATGTTGACACAGCTACTTGTTTGAAGATCATTAATTTGAAGGGACTAATAGAGCGTTGTACCAACTAt aaGCATATTAAGAATAAGTTAGAGACTGTATTAAATGGAATTGCCATAAGACCAGAAAGCAGAGAAGATGAATTACCCACATTGCTAGTAACAGGAAAATTATGGTCcaatatttttgaaataatGTTAGAAAGAAATAAGAGTGCATTTGCTCCCAATGTATTTTTAAAGGAATATTTTAAAACCATAGGTCACAAAATATGA
- a CDS encoding 40S ribosomal protein S5, protein MEDRGGFSRGFGRGVRGTRGRGGRGARGRGRGSAEDDLKNWVPVTKLGRLVKEGKIVSIEEIYLHSLPIKEYQIIDYFFQPNECSHPLKDDVVKIMPVQKQTRAGQRTRFKAFVAIGDGNGHCGLGVKCAKEVATAIRGAIISAKLSLIPVRRGYWGNKIGDPHTVPMKVSGKCGSVRIRLVPAPRGTQIVGAPTTKKMLNFAGIKDCFSSSCGKTKTKGNFLRAIFNALSKTYGYLTPDLWKVTNFDKSPYEEWSDFLETYQNLKGIKTTV, encoded by the exons atggaag ATAGAGGAGGTTTTTCAAGAGGTTTTGGAAGGGGTGTTAGAGGAACTCGTGGAAGAGGCGGCAGAGGAGCAAGAggaag agGAAGAGGCTCTGCAGAagatgatttaaaaaattggGTTCCTGTAACTAAATTAGGTAGATTAGTAAAAGAAGGAAAGATTGTTTCAattgaagaaatatatttacattccTTACCAATTAAAGAATATCAAATAATAGATTATTTCTTTCAACCTAATGAATGTTCTCATCCATTAAAAGATGATGTAGTAAAAATAATGCCAGTACAAAAACAAACAAGAGCTGGTCAAAGAACAAGGTTTAAAGCTTTTGTTGCAATAGGTGATGGTAATGGTCATTGTGGTTTGGGTGTGAAATGTGCAAAAGAAGTTGCTACAGCTATAAGAGGAGCTATCATATCAGCAAAACTTTCTTTAATACCTGTAAGAAGAGGTTATTGGGGTAATAAAATAGGAGACCCACATACTGTTCCTATGAAAGTATCTGGAAAATGTGGTAGTGTTCGTATTCGTTTAGTACCAGCTCCAAGAGGTACTCAAATTGTAGGAGCTCCAACAACTAAAAAGATGTTGAATTTTGCTGGTATAAAGGATTGCTTCTCATCATCTTGTGGAAAAACTAAAACTAAAGGAAACTTCTTGAGA GCAATTTTCAACGCTTTGAGTAAAACTTACGGTTATTTAACACCTGACTTATGGAAAGTCACAAACTTTGATAAATCACCATATGAAGAATGGTCAGACTTTCTTGAAACCTATCAAAATTTAAAAGGAATAAAGACAACcgtttaa
- a CDS encoding mitochondrial ribosomal protein S14 precursor, putative → MAARDPGPYLNQVPLGFPSYNRRVFRDILARRAFMESEVNTRVYKNIFENLGFKGHIRINNKVGINRIRMRCIQGGYSRGIYKFTRMAKMAFFQTAREGWLKKYGYRPDLFR, encoded by the exons ATGGCAGCGAGAGATCCTGGACCATATTTGAATCAGGTTCCTTTAGGTTTTCCAAGTTATAATAGAAGAGTATTTAGAGACATTTTAGCTAGAAGGGCTTTTATGGAATCAGAAGTAAATACAAGGgtttataaaaacatttttgAAAATTTGGGATTTAAGGGTCATATAAGAATTAACAATAAA GTTGGCATTAATAGAATACGAATGAGATGCATACAAGGAGGATATTCAAggggaatatataaatttacaaGAATGGCGAAAATGGCGTTTTTCCAAACAGCTAGAGAAGGAtggttaaaaaaatatggttATCGGCCTGACTTGTTTAGGTAA